The genome window CCTCGATAGGCCCCTACCGTTCGACCAGTAAAGTCAGTCATGCCCGAATCATGGGGCACTGCCCCTCTAAAACGCCCCCCAACGAGTCAATCCAGCCTCTCCGCGCAAGTCTCGCCTCGTCGGTTTCGACACTTCGGTTTCGCCTCGACAGGCCCCTACTGTTCGATCAGTAGGGTCAGTCTTGCCTAAATCACGGGGCATCGCCCCTCTAGAACGCCCCCCGACGAGTCAATCTAGCCTCGCCACGTAGGTCTCGCCTCGTCGGTTTCGATGCTTCGATTTCTCCTCGACAGGCCCCTATCATTCGACCAGCAGGGTCAGTCCTGCTTGAATCACATGGCACCGCCCCTCTAAATCATCCCTCGATTCCAGCTTTCCCGCATGAGCAATTAACATAATCGTGTCATTCAGACCCAAGCATGCTTCCCCGCCCTTCAAGGACCCCATGGCACGCCttgaagaggggggagggggtgggTAGTGATACAGTATATTTTGGCCTAAGACACGTCATAATCTGACATCATCAGCCACAGTCGGAATTCATACTAAGGCACTGTTCGGCCTCAGGATCCCCGAGACAATATCGCCCCtaagacacgccaagtcagaattcGTACTAAGGCACTGCTCAGCCCCGAGGCCGAGCCGCTCTTGAGACACGCTAAGTCAGAATCTATACCAATGCACTGTTTGGCACGTCCATCACAACAACCCGCGTACGACCGATCcacgtacagtaatataaagacctaTGGCCAGCATTTGGCCAGAGGAGGcaaaatcaattgatcactcgactaacttgctcgttggaggggcctcgtcgggtgatcccgacgaTGACCATTTTTGCACGAAAACGCGaccacctcacgaagacgagccGCCAACCACCTGGGAATCGCCATCCAGTGCACAAAGGAGAGCAGCCAACCGGTccggatcccgaccaacgccaaccaACAGCCCTTCCCGAGGCCACGGCCACCTCACGAAGATGAGCTGTcaaccaccccggagaaggagagacgtAGCTTGGCATACACGGCACCCGAATCGACAcaccaaggaacgctgatcaGCACCCCGTCGCAAGGGCCTGGTCGATCTCGGCATCCAGCTTAGCCAACAGAAGACTCCTTGACCCATGGAGCTGGTCATGCTGACTCATCGTATTTGTTCACCGACAACACCGTATAATTACCTCGTCCCATGGCCTCCGCCTCGTGACCCCATGGTGGCCGTCATCGTCTAGCTACCCTACTGTGGTCGTTTCTACCCTACGGTGAGGACTTCACTTATAGATCTCCATCGCCATCGCCCTATTACAAGGCCAGTCATCTTCACATCATTCGTCgtactaaatatttttttctcacccGTTATATCCTTGCCTCATCCTATCACTAAGAGCCCGTCTATTGTTGCCGACGTCGACCACCAGCCTCTACACCACCAGCTTTGTTCCCATGGCCTCTACCCCCTCCAACACCCTTGCCATGCCTTCCACCTCCTACTCCCAACAACTACTCTATGCTTGCGCCCTCAAGAAcagaagagaagaaggaagggTAAAGGCCATGGGGCCTTGCACTAATAGTGGCATGGAGGCGATGAGGGCTCCAAGGGCCATTGCCATGGCGGAATAAAGTGGTTGTTATGATAATATTATCGTGGGAGGTGATTCCTAAAAAGATTGTGAAGGTGATTTTTTCAGGGTGAAGATGGTTATAATGCGATGACCAAGAAATAGAGGTAATAAATCAAAAAGGGATGCTGtgcataaaataatataaacttaattttttttaacaaatttatacaataataaagatattttaaatattttatattttttttacttcgAATTAAATATTAATAAAGATGGTAAttgattaattttatttaatGGACATAACGGGAGAGGGATATATGCGTAGTATATACTATATGTCAAATTTTGAAAAGGATTGATATGTAAGTATAACGCTTTCCCTTCGCAGAGGTCTTCATCGCCGTTTTCTCCTCCGATCCAGGAACCGTAGACCAATCCATGGCCGCGACAGCCCCCGCCCTCCTCCTCTCCGGCCGCATCGCCATCGTCACCGGTGCCTCCCGCGGCATCGGTCGCTCTATTGCTTCCCACCTTGCGTCCCTCGGCGCCTCCCTCATCATCGGCTACGCCTCCAGCTCCGCCGCCGCTGACCGCCTCGCCGCCGAGCTCAACTCCTCCACCTCGTCCTCCACCAACCAGAAACCCCGCGCGGTGGCCGTCCGCGTCGACGTCTCTGACCCCGACAACGTCAAGTCCCTCTTCGACGCCGCGGAGTCCGCCTTCGGCGGCCCCGCCCACATCCTCGTCGCCTGTGCCGGCGTCCTCGATGACAAGTACCCGACCGTTTCCGCCACCGCCGTCGAGGACTGGGATGCCACTTTCGCCGTCAACACCCGGGGGGCCTTCCTCTGCTGCCGGGAGGCGGCGAACCGGCTCGCCCGCGGCGGCGGCGGGCGGATCGTGTGCATCACGTCCTCGACGACGGCGTCGCTGCGGCCGGGGTTCGGAGCGTACGTGGCCTCGAAGGCGGCGGTGGAGGCCATGGTCAAGGTCATGGCGAAGGAGCTGAAGGGGACGGCGATAACGGCCAACTGCGTGGCGCCGGGCCCGGTAGCGACGGACATGTTCTTCGCGGGGAAGAGCGAGGAGTTGGTCCGTCGGATTGTGGAGGAGAACCCGATGGGTCGGCTGGGGGAAACGGAGGACATCGCGCCGGTGGTCGGGTTCCTGTGCACCGACGCCGGGCAGTGGGTGAACGGGCAGGTGATTCGGGTGAACGGCGGCTACATTTGATCGATGCTGCACTCGTGTAGCTTCTTCTCTATCGAATAAACGAGCTTGATTGCTTTAGCGTCCGATGCTTTGTGTAACTGTGGGGAGGGAGTGGTTATCGTGTAGCTTCTTCTCTATCGAATAAACGAGTATGATTGCTTTAGCGTCCAATGCTTTGTGTAACTGTGGGGAGGAAGGGAGTGGTTCTCCTAGGCATTTCGTCGAATGGGTGGTGGAGGCATTGGTGTGTTAGGGGTAAGATGTGCATCTTACCTACGGATACAGTATCCGTGACTTCTGTAGAACCGTGTCATCGTACGTGGCCTTTCTGTATGACAGCCCACACTGTCATGGGCAGCCACGTAGGATATGAAAAAAACAATATTATAATCCAAGAAACATATTGCTAAATGATTATTCCAATCATAGAAATTTATCATCTAGATttcatcatttataaaaaaaaaatcaggataTACCTGAGGTCAAAATATTTTCCAAGTCAGAGGTCCGAGTCTTGTTATAAGCATCTAACCATGATCTTAAtatttacatataaatatatatacgaaAAAATACATAACACCTAAAAAACCATTAAGGTTTTATATGTATTTCTAATTCAAGACGAAATGACAAAAATGACACTAGGAAAGTTCTAGAACCACTTCTCACCCATCACTAAATTGCCCAGAAACCGCCCACACCCGTTAAGTCGTTTGGAAAACCGGCCCAAAGCCCTCCCTAGCCGGTGACCATCTATAAATACCCGACCCTCACGGGGTAGAAAACCCCACCCCCTCTCGCACCGCCGCCTCGACGTCCCTTGACGCTTCTCTGGCACGCACACCAAACCCTAAAAGCCACGAACCTCGCATCCCCATCGTCCCTATAAAAGTCCCCCCCGTTTGAATTCCCCCGTCATTAAAATCCATCTCCCCTCCCGTGTCCCGCTTCGATCTGCCCGTTTGCTGCTCCTG of Musa acuminata AAA Group cultivar baxijiao chromosome BXJ1-7, Cavendish_Baxijiao_AAA, whole genome shotgun sequence contains these proteins:
- the LOC135678107 gene encoding NADPH-dependent aldehyde reductase-like protein, chloroplastic, with translation MAATAPALLLSGRIAIVTGASRGIGRSIASHLASLGASLIIGYASSSAAADRLAAELNSSTSSSTNQKPRAVAVRVDVSDPDNVKSLFDAAESAFGGPAHILVACAGVLDDKYPTVSATAVEDWDATFAVNTRGAFLCCREAANRLARGGGGRIVCITSSTTASLRPGFGAYVASKAAVEAMVKVMAKELKGTAITANCVAPGPVATDMFFAGKSEELVRRIVEENPMGRLGETEDIAPVVGFLCTDAGQWVNGQVIRVNGGYI